From one Leptidea sinapis chromosome 22, ilLepSina1.1, whole genome shotgun sequence genomic stretch:
- the LOC126971007 gene encoding uncharacterized protein LOC126971007, producing the protein MVAILANPKWSEDLTIQMIIEYEKREYLWNPVSEHYKNKKVREQGYVEIINTLNLVDVTVKELKNKIKNIRSSYSVELKKIRAARKAGAHAYRPSVTWFEHADRFLRAIVTPSSIDNSLLEIAMSDDSDVVQDLSERKSPEKKSPRKRRNSTRSSTPYVLNTPSPRPSTPFGINQTSFGILPTSTTAPFLNPPVGIATPLTTSLATIYPLPTKQKKTTDDRSDSEPQDLSQHSELGNENEFEMFGKLIASQLRKLPLSLALDTQLKIQTLVNAARIQAVYQQYSYSGPTQEALSLQSLSNGILSGMTQSAYSRLHNDSPDNLIRELKTEYMGSEED; encoded by the exons ATGGTCGCTATCCTGGCGAACCCGAAATGGAGCGAGGACTTGACGATACAAATGATAATTGAATACGAGAAACGCGAGTATCTGTGGAACCCGGTGTCCGAACATTACAAGAACAAGAAAGTACGCGAGCAGGGCTACGTGGAGATCATAAACACGTTGAATCTGGTAGATGTTACTGTTAAGGAGTTGAAAAATAAGATCAAGAATATACGTTCGTCGTATAGTGTTGAGCTGAAGAAGATTCGAGCGGCGAGGAAAGCTGGGGCGCATGCGTACAGACCCAGCGTCACGTGGTTTGAGCACGCAGACAGATTTCTGCGGGCCATCGTCACCCCGAGCTCC ATTGACAATAGCTTGTTAGAGATCGCTATGAGTGACGACAGCGATGTAGTTCAGGACTTGAGCGAACGAAAGTCCCCTGAGAAAAAGAGTCCCCGCAAACGTCGGAATTCAACCCGCTCATCAACGCCCTACGTATTGAACACTCCGTCACCTCGTCCCAGTACACCATTCGGTATAAATCAAACGTCTTTCGGAATCCTCCCCACATCTACAACCGCGCCGTTCCTCAACCCACCTGTTGGCATAGCCACCCCACTAACCACCTCGCTCGCGACGATATACCCTCTGCCGACgaaacaaaagaaaacaacGGACGATCGCAGCGATTCGGAACCGCAAGACTTGAGCCAACATTCCGAATTGGGAAATGAGAACGAGTTCGAAATGTTCGGGAAATTGATCGCGAGCCAGTTACGGAAGTTGCCGCTCAGCTTAGCGTTGGACACGCAATTAAAGATACAGACACTTGTGAACGCGGCGCGTATACAAGCCGTTTATCAACAGTACAGTTACTCGGGGCCGACACAAGAAGCTTTGTCACTGCAGTCGCTTTCAAACGGAATACTGTCTGGAATGACGCAAAGTGCATATTCACGACTACATAATGATTCACCGGACAATTTAATCCGAGAATTAAAAACTGAATACATGGGCTCGGAAGAggactaa